Proteins from a single region of Bacteroidales bacterium:
- the trkA gene encoding Trk system potassium transporter TrkA, translating into MNIIIAGDGEVGFHLAKLLVSENHDITVVDPNSDLLKLIEAHTDLMTIAGDSTHINVLERANVRHTDLLISVVHDEQINLMTAIIGKKLGAKRTIARVNNTEYLEPKNCELFKSLGVDYLVCPERLAAEEIVNLLEQTAATETYGFSGGKLILFLIKLDENAKVVGKTLDTIASEFPYLDFRAVAIHRNSKTIIPRGNDSFKIGDLAYVISRPDGIKTLLKLGGKIEYEIKKVMIVGGGRIGHKTATRLQNVYDMKLVEIDREKSILLSNELNNVLVINGDARDIELLQDEGIEDMDAFIALTDNSETNILTCLHARKFGVKKTIALVENIDYIDISQNIGIDTIVNKKIITASYIARFTMGSEVLSSKVLHGIDAEVYEFVVKADSEVTKKPIRKLRFPEEAIIGGIVRGEDSYIAVGNFRIRAGDKVVVFSLPSAVAKIDKLFN; encoded by the coding sequence ATGAACATCATAATTGCTGGCGATGGCGAGGTTGGGTTTCACCTGGCAAAGTTGCTGGTAAGCGAAAACCACGACATTACCGTGGTTGACCCGAACAGCGATCTGCTCAAGCTCATCGAGGCGCACACCGACCTGATGACTATCGCCGGCGACAGCACCCACATCAATGTGCTGGAACGTGCCAACGTCCGTCATACCGATCTGCTTATCTCAGTGGTACACGACGAACAAATCAACCTGATGACGGCAATCATCGGCAAGAAGCTTGGCGCCAAACGCACCATAGCCCGTGTGAACAACACCGAATATCTGGAGCCTAAAAACTGTGAGCTTTTCAAGTCGCTTGGCGTGGATTATCTGGTATGTCCGGAACGGCTGGCTGCCGAAGAAATAGTAAATCTGCTCGAGCAGACTGCCGCCACCGAGACTTATGGGTTTTCGGGCGGGAAGCTTATCCTCTTTCTCATCAAGCTCGACGAAAATGCCAAAGTGGTGGGTAAAACCCTCGACACCATCGCTTCGGAGTTCCCATACCTCGATTTTAGAGCTGTTGCCATCCATCGCAATTCGAAAACCATTATTCCACGTGGCAACGACTCGTTTAAAATTGGTGACCTGGCCTACGTAATCTCGCGTCCCGATGGTATCAAGACGCTGTTGAAGTTGGGTGGAAAAATTGAATATGAAATTAAAAAAGTGATGATTGTCGGCGGAGGGCGTATCGGGCACAAAACCGCGACACGTCTGCAGAATGTCTACGACATGAAATTGGTGGAAATAGACCGCGAAAAAAGCATACTGCTGAGCAACGAATTGAACAATGTGCTGGTAATAAATGGCGACGCACGCGATATAGAATTGCTTCAGGACGAAGGTATCGAGGACATGGATGCTTTTATCGCCCTTACCGACAACAGCGAGACCAACATTCTCACCTGTTTGCATGCCCGCAAGTTTGGTGTGAAAAAGACCATCGCATTGGTCGAAAATATCGACTACATCGACATTTCCCAAAATATTGGCATCGACACCATCGTCAACAAAAAAATAATCACGGCAAGTTATATTGCCAGGTTTACGATGGGTTCGGAGGTTTTGTCGTCCAAGGTTCTGCATGGCATCGATGCCGAAGTGTATGAGTTTGTGGTGAAAGCCGACTCGGAGGTGACCAAGAAACCTATCCGCAAGCTCCGTTTTCCTGAAGAAGCCATCATCGGCGGCATTGTAAGAGGCGAAGACAGCTACATCGCCGTGGGAAATTTTCGCATCCGGGCAGGCGATAAAGTAGTGGTGTTCTCGCTGCCATCGGCTGTGGCAAAAATCGACAAACTTTTTAACTAA